ACTAAGAGTTAGAGCTTGGCATCAGAAGCAGCATTTGAAAACAAGTTGTTAGCTGTTTGAATCAGATATAGATCAGATGCCTGGTTGTAATGCATAACTGTACATGCTGGCATACCCCACTTCCTTATAGCCAGGATTTTAACGCAAAGCTACACATTAAAGGGTGAGAGTAGCTCTAAGAACAAAAGTTGCAACCTTCCTAGCTAAGGtcagccaaaaaaaaaggaaggaagaatgctGCAGCTACAGCAATGGTTCAAACCCCATCACTACCAACacagtttcaaagcaacacaagACTGGACAGCCATTTCTTTATATTATCATCTTAAGTTACATCTGGAAACTGGGAAAACATAACAGAtgtttcctattaaaaaaaatataatagtcAATGTATCATATGATGGAAGGGGTGCTTCGGTAAATGAGGAATGGCAACAACTTTGGgttacacacaaacaaaaaaagagacaaagacaaGCACAGGCCCTGTACTATCAATGAACCCAAACAAGAACATGAATCAACGGCCAGCACAAACTGGACTAAATACTAGACCTTTTGCATTCATCACAAATTTTACTTCTTAAGCCAGCAGATCAGGTGAAAAGACTGGCTCAAAAAAGAACTAAAAACTTAGGATAGAGttggaaataaattaaaagacacGTTTTAGATTAAAATGTCCTTTTGATGCAATTAATTTTGAAAAACTAAAATTCAACTGATTTATCTctaacaaaaagaaataaaccaaattcctttcctttcagacAATTTTTAACttcaaatgtttaaatgtctgaGACTGAAGGAAAAAAGGCAAAGTTACAACAGTCATACAACATTCTCTATGAACAActgaaaggagtaaaaaaaaaaaaaaaggaacgttCCATTTGAAATTCTCACAATCATTCCCTCTGTGTTGTTCATGAATCCAGCATTGATGCTAAGGTGACATTGTATGTAAGTAAATTTTTTGTTGATTTTCCTCGTTTCTAAAGTTTCAACAGAGAAAGCCTAAAGACAAGGGGATGTTCATTCATGAGTTATCAGATGGCACATGCTCCTCAAATCCCTCACTCTCTCGGACCAAAGCTCTTTCCAGGATAACGCGGCCTTCCTTGTAGCGCTGGCTGTCTTCAGTAGCAAATTCATAAATCCAGCCTAGCTTGCTGTTGCAGTTCTTGCAACTCACATCACGAACCATGTGGCGTCCGGTAAGCATGACTCGGTCCTGGACTTCGCTGTACTGCAGATTTACCACCTGTGGTACATAAATGGTACAAAGGTAATTGAAGCACCTAGAGTGAGAATCTGGAAATTCTGCAATCACTAGACAACTGTGGGATTGTATAGTTTAGAACCTTGGTTTTCTTCTGTGGGCACACTATCAATGATAATATTCCTGGAGCACTGTATAAAAGCAGTATGCTGCTGCATATGGAACTCTGCTCCTGCCACTGAAGCTGTCATAGGCTTATGAACTGTTTAGAGGAAGGGAAACAAAGTAAGGTGCCAttacccaatacagtggtgcctcgcttagcgattgc
The Pogona vitticeps strain Pit_001003342236 chromosome 1, PviZW2.1, whole genome shotgun sequence genome window above contains:
- the YPEL5 gene encoding protein yippee-like 5; this translates as MGRIFLDHIGGTRLFSCANCDTILTNRSELISTRFTGATGRAFLFNKVVNLQYSEVQDRVMLTGRHMVRDVSCKNCNSKLGWIYEFATEDSQRYKEGRVILERALVRESEGFEEHVPSDNS